GGGCTCCAAAAGGTCAGAGGACTAATTGGGTTATGCATGAGTACAAACTAATTGATGAGGAATTGGATAAAGCTGGAATTGCTCAGGTGAGATCATATGAACCTGTGGTTGTGCTTGTTCAATGCAATGCTTCCTGTGTCTCTCAACCCCTCTCCTAAACCTGGTGCTGCAGGGAAATGGAGGGAGattgaaaataaattgtgaaCTCTGTTTTCTATCAGGAAGCTAGAAGGAGATAATATTCTCCCTccatcaacccccccccccccccttgcTTCCTGATTTTTGCGAGCTGGCTTACATTCTTGAGCAAGATGAtgcttattattttgttatttatatataattgttTTTTCTTCCCTTCTCTTATTTTCTTCCTCTGCTTTTTGGTGCAAAGGATGCATTCGTGTTATGTAGAATCTTCCAGAAGAGTGGTGCAGGGCCAAAGAATGGGGAAAAGTATGGGGCACCTTTTGTTGAGGAGGAATGGGAGGATGATGAATTAGAAATTGTTCCCAAGGAGGAGGCTGCTGACGAAGTTGAATTTGGAGATGATATCTATTTAGATGGACATGACCTTGAGCAGGTATATCCATTTATGATGTATATTTTTCGTTTCTCTTTCTTTTCGGTAGTTCCTTGGTCATCTGAAAAAATGGTTCAGAtttgctccccccccccccctctgtCACCCACATACGAAGCCCGACAAATCATGTTTGCATTCAAGTCTAACATGCAAGAAATGTTAACTTTCCTCGAAACTTGGATACTGGAGCCGCCCCTCTACCCCTCTCAACTTAAATACTAGCTGTATAGTATGCTAATCTGAGAAACAATTGCAGATCTCTTATTATCAATTAACGTGATAATCAACCTTATATTACTGTCTTATGGTGTCTTGCACCAAAACATGATTAGACGGGGAATTTATCAATGCCAATTCAACTTTCTTTCTGCCTTTTCTATTGATGAGTTTGACTTTGGGAGTGAAATGAATTTGAGTGCATTTTCTGTTTATGTGCTTGTGAGCCTACTTCTGTGAATTTCCTGATTTCACATATTTTAAAGCTATGGCCTATGAGCAATCAATTCCTGTATGCAAAGATATTACTGGTCAGTAGGAGATTGGAAATGCTACTACCTAAGTAATTTTCCTTAGTACTATTGTGCAGTTATCTTATTAGCTCGTTGTAGGTTGTGTTATATGCTCTTTTAAGAGCAGAGGGTTTTCCAAAAGCTACACAAGTGCTTTCGCTTCTTTTGTGCACTTCTTTCATTTGAAGCGAAGTAGTGGCAACTAAGGTGGAGAGATGATAGGGATGAGTTTCAACTGAAGTAGCTAGtgtttctctttctttctttttttggatGGGCCTTCAGTGTTGTAGTTCTTAAATTGTTAGTGCATGTAAAATGGGTTGTAGGTTCAGTGAAGTTGCAAGAATGGCATACACTTTCTGTGATTAGTCTGAATATCTTTAGCCTTGCCGCCTCTTGAGCCTGTTAGTAGGATCTTTTTTCTGATATCTACTTGAAAAGTTTTGTATGAAGTTGGGTTAGAACTCTGAGTTGATGAAGCTTTTGGATGCTATATCTTGAGTCATCATGTCGTGTACAttcaaataaaagaaaacaaggatAGCAGCTCGTTTCCTGTTTCACACAATTATATTTGGATAAACTTGCTATCTATGTTAGATAGAGGTTATATGTATCTTCTCATTTTGGTTCATGTTTCTGTTGCACCAGATTCTTGGGACTGACACACCTGTGGATGGTGCTCCACCTCCTTTCAACCGCTATTGCGAGGAAAATGCTAGCAACAGTGGGGGAACAAGTTACTCCTTTGAAGATACAGAAAAATGGCTTCAGCCACCAGACGAGCAGGAATCATTTGATCCTGCAATTGAAGAGAATGCGAGTGCAAATCCAGTCAAGCATGAATTCATGAGTGAACCAAGCAAGAATGTGAACTCTGAAGATGTGGATTACTTGTTTAATGAACCAATTGAAACTGCAACTGATACCCTTCAATTCAATGATGGGGCATTCCTTGAAGCTAGTGATCTATCAAGACCCATTGATACGTCAAGTTTTGACATGCTTGAGGAGTACCTTACATTCTTTGATGCAGACGATGACTTCCAGAATATGGGTTTCAATCCGCCAATGATGATTGGAGGTGATGATCATGTTTCTGACTTAGCATCTCTGGCTGACAAGGTAACATTACTTACTAACTCCACTTCATGTAATTGTCTTGTTCTTGTCTTCTTGAAGCTTAGCTCAGTACTTTCATGACAGAATATTGGCGAGGTAGCTGACCAACCTATTGCACCCAGTGAAGAGCCTACCGATCAGAAGACCAATGTTGCATCATCCTCGAAACTGGAACCATCTAAATTTGGATCAGGTAGTGATAAGGGTTCTATTTGGACCTTAGTAATGATAATTACTTTAGAATATGTTACTCTTTGGCCTTTGAAGATTTGCTTAATGCGAATTTCAGTTAACGACCACAATTCTTTTCTCAAGATAACATTTTTTACTTATTTTCGATATTGCAGATTATAAGTATCCATTTATGAAGCAGGCAAGCTGCATGTTGGGGGGTATTCCTGCTCCTCCTGCATTTGCTTCAGAGTTCCCTTCAAAAGATGCAGCTTTCCGTATGAATTCTTCCTCAGAAGCATCCAGTTCAATCCATGTCACGGCTGGTTATATTCAAATAAGGAACATAACTATGAGTGGGAATGGAACAGATGGGTTGGTGGGCAAGCATGGGAATTACAACATTCTCCTATCTTTTGGCTTGTCACAGCATGCTGATAGCTCCGCTAGCTTGGAATCAGTAATTAGTATTCTTCCTGGGAAGACAATTTCGACGGCATCCTGGTGCTGGTTCTATTATCTGCTCTCTTGGATCCTTATTCTTTCCATGAGCTTCAAAATTGGGACCTTAATTCGTGCCATTTAAGGCTTCAAAAATATAGGAAGCTTAATCAAACCGGGCTCAAGCTAGTTTTTACT
This sequence is a window from Nicotiana tomentosiformis chromosome 5, ASM39032v3, whole genome shotgun sequence. Protein-coding genes within it:
- the LOC104116354 gene encoding NAC domain-containing protein 78-like produces the protein METRRSKNLLAPGFRFHPTDEELVRYYLRRKIIGKPLRFDAISEIDIYKVEPWDLPGMSRLKTRDLEWYFFSMLDKKHGNGAKTNRATERGYWKTTGKDRAVHHKSKVVGMKKTLVYHSGRAPKGQRTNWVMHEYKLIDEELDKAGIAQDAFVLCRIFQKSGAGPKNGEKYGAPFVEEEWEDDELEIVPKEEAADEVEFGDDIYLDGHDLEQILGTDTPVDGAPPPFNRYCEENASNSGGTSYSFEDTEKWLQPPDEQESFDPAIEENASANPVKHEFMSEPSKNVNSEDVDYLFNEPIETATDTLQFNDGAFLEASDLSRPIDTSSFDMLEEYLTFFDADDDFQNMGFNPPMMIGGDDHVSDLASLADKNIGEVADQPIAPSEEPTDQKTNVASSSKLEPSKFGSDYKYPFMKQASCMLGGIPAPPAFASEFPSKDAAFRMNSSSEASSSIHVTAGYIQIRNITMSGNGTDGLVGKHGNYNILLSFGLSQHADSSASLESVISILPGKTISTASWCWFYYLLSWILILSMSFKIGTLIRAI